In the Corythoichthys intestinalis isolate RoL2023-P3 chromosome 12, ASM3026506v1, whole genome shotgun sequence genome, one interval contains:
- the LOC130927233 gene encoding trace amine-associated receptor 13c-like encodes MESKDHSELCFPQLANLSCKKFMLESSEDVLNALLSLTCVLTVMLNLIVIVAISHFRQLHTPTNLLLLSLAVSDVLVGLLVWPTDIYLRTSCWAFGDVACICYQFVSFIIVSTSVGNMVLISVDRYIAICDPLHYKERITVNRIQLCVCLCWFLLSLYCCFLLRDHLVHPEKCRSCYGECVVHSNVHDGITVMVVIFILPLSIIVTLYTRVFMVAVSQARAMRSHVTCGKVQNSIRLGPKKSELKAARTLGVVVLVFTACFCPFYIFSLVGDLSFSSSAHYVLYLFNFNSCVNPLIYALFYPWFRRTVKHIVTLRILQPGSSGAKLV; translated from the exons ATGGAGAGCAAGGACCATTCAGAGCTCTGCTTTCCACAGCTGGCCAACCTGTCATGCAAGAAGTTCATGTTGGAATCATCTGAAGATGTTCTTAATGCTCTGCTGTCTTTAACCTGTGTCCTTACTGTGATGCTCAATTTGATTGTCATTGTTGCAATCTCCCATTTCAG gcAGCTTCACACTCCCACCAACCTGCTCCTCCTCTCTCTCGCCGTCTCCGACGTCCTGGTGGGCCTCCTGGTGTGGCCTACTGATATCTATCTCAGAACATCCTGCTGGGCTTTTGGCGACGTAGCATGCATTTGCTATCAGTTTGTCTCCTTCATCATCGTGTCCACCTCAGTGGGAAACATGGTGTTGATATCAGTTGACCGTTACATTGCCATTTGCGATCCTCTCCACTATAAGGAGAGGATCACTGTGAATAGAATCCAACTTTGTGTTTGTCTCTGCTGGTTTTTGTTGTCTCTGTACTGTTGCTTTCTTTTGAGGGATCATCTTGTTCATCCAGAAAAATGCAGGTCCTGCTATGGGGAATGTGTTGTGCATTCTAACGTACATGATGGGATTACTGTTATGGTTGTGATTTTCATCCTCCCTCTCAGCATTATTGTCACACTGTACACCAGAGTGTTTATGGTTGCCGTGTCTCAGGCGCGAGCCATGCGTTCTCACGTCACATGTGGCAAAGTACAGAATTCCATCCGTTTAGGCCCAAAGAAATCCGAGCTGAAAGCGGCCAGGACTCTCGGTGTTGTGGTTCTCGTTTTCACTGCCtgcttttgtccattttacattttttctctCGTAGGTGACTTAAGCTTTTCATCATCTGCACATTATGTTCTCTACCTGTTTAATTTCAACTCATGTGTGAACCCTTTGATTTACGCCCTGTTCTACCCCTGGTTTAGAAGAACTGTTAAACATATTGTTACTCTGCGCATACTGCAGCCTGGCTCCTCTGGGGCCAAACTGGTGTAG
- the LOC130927183 gene encoding trace amine-associated receptor 13c-like — MERNNHSELCFPQLANLSCKKSMFESSEDVLNALLSLTCVFTVLLNLLVIVAISHFRQLHTPTNLLLLSLAVSDVLVGLLVWPGQIYLRTSCWAFGDIACIWYQFASFIIVSASVGNMVLISVDRYIAICDPLHYKERITVNRIQLCVCLCWFLLSLYCCFLLRDHLAHPEKCRSCYGECFVSSTVNDGIIVMVVIFILPLSIIVTLYTRVFMVVVSQARAMRSHVTCGKAQNSIRLGPKKSELKAARTLGVVVLVFTACFCPFYIFSLIGDLSFSSSAHYVLYLFNFNSCVNPLIYALLYPWFRRTVKHIVTLRILQPGSSGAKVV, encoded by the exons ATGGAGCGCAATAACCATTCAGAGCTCTGCTTTCCACAGCTTGCCAACCTGTCCTGCAAGAAGTCCATGTTTGAATCATCTGAAGATGTTCTTAATGCTCTGCTCTCTTTAACCTGTGTCTTCACTGTGCTGCTCAATTTGCTCGTCATTGTTGCAATCTCCCATTTCAG gcAGCTTCACACTCCCACCAACCTGCTCCTCCTCTCTCTCGCCGTCTCCGACGTCCTGGTGGGCCTCCTGGTGTGGCCTGGTCAGATCTATCTCAGAACATCCTGCTGGGCTTTTGGCGACATAGCATGCATTTGGTATCAGTTTGCCTCCTTCATCATCGTGTCCGCCTCAGTGGGAAACATGGTGTTGATATCAGTTGACCGTTACATTGCCATTTGCGATCCTCTCCACTATAAGGAGAGGATCACTGTGAATAGAATCCAACTTTGTGTTTGTCTCTGCTGGTTTTTGTTGTCCCTCTACTGTTGCTTTCTTTTGAGGGATCATCTGGCTCATCCAGAAAAATGCAGGTCCTGCTATGGTGAATGTTTTGTTAGTTCTACCGTAAATGATGGGATTATTGTTATGGTTGTGATTTTCATCCTCCCTCTCAGCATTATTGTCACACTGTACACCAGAGTGTTTATGGTTGTCGTGTCTCAGGCACGAGCTATGCGTTCTCACGTCACATGTGGCAAAGCACAGAATTCAATCCGTTTAGGCCCAAAGAAATCTGAGCTGAAAGCGGCCAGGACTCTCGGTGTTGTGGTTCTCGTTTTCACTGCCtgcttttgtccattttacattttttctctCATAGGTGACTTAAGCTTTTCATCATCTGCACATTATGTTCTCTACCTGTTTAATTTCAACTCGTGTGTGAACCCTTTGATTTACGCCCTGTTATACCCCTGGTTTAGAAGAACTGTTAAACATATTGTTACTCTGCGCATACTACAGCCTGGTTCCTCTGGGGCCAAAGTGGTGTAG